From Spea bombifrons isolate aSpeBom1 chromosome 6, aSpeBom1.2.pri, whole genome shotgun sequence, a single genomic window includes:
- the FAM20B gene encoding glycosaminoglycan xylosylkinase has protein sequence MKLKQRVVVLALLLVILVLTKLLLLDRLETSAAQRQDQLSFQRMMSSLKLTMDSRLEHTLQSPWEIASQWVVPREVYPEDTPEMGAVLHAMATKKIVRADVGYKGTQLKALLVLDGGQKVVFKPKRYSRNYIVEGEPYAGYDRHNAEVAAFHLDRILGFRRAPLVVGRYVNLMTEIKPVATEQLLSTFLKQGNNSCFYGKCYYCRETEPACADGEVMEGSVTLWLPDVWPLQKHRHPWGRTYREGKLARWEYDESYCDAVKKTSPYDSGPRLLDIIDTAVFDYLIGNADRHHYESFQDDEGASMLILLDNAKSFGNPSLDERSILAPLYQCCIIRVSTWNRLSHLKRASLRSALLSATASDPIYPALSEAHLEALERRLQGIMGTVQQCIDQFGTDTVMVEDRMTLSHL, from the exons ATGAAGCTGAAGCAGAGGGTTGTTGTCCTTGCCCTGCTGCTGGTCATTCTTGTTCTTACCAAGCTTCTCTTACTGGATCGACTGGAAACTTCCGCTGCTCAAAGACAAGACCAGCTGTCTTTCCAGCGCATGATGTCTAGTCTGAAACTCACAATGGACTCTCGGCTGGAGCACACCTTGCAGTCCCCTTGGGAAATTGCATCCCAGTGGGTTGTCCCACGGGAAGTGTATCCCGAGGATACTCCAGAAATGGGAGCAGTTCTACATGccatggcaacaaagaaaattgTTAGGGCTGATGTGGGATACAAAGGAACGCAACTTAAGGCGCTGCTAGTCCTTGACGGTGGACAGAAGGTAGTCTTCAAGCCAAAGAG ATACAGTCGTAATTACATTGTGGAGGGAGAGCCATATGCTGGTTACGACCGGCATAATGCGGAGGTAGCTGCCTTTCATTTGGATAG GATCCTTGGCTTCCGGCGGGCTCCTCTTGTGGTTGGTCGATATGTAAACCTTATGACTGAGATTAAGCCAGTAGCCACCGAACAACTTCTAAGCACCTTTCTGAAGCAAG GGAACAATTCCTGCTTCTATGGAAAGTGTTACTACTGCCGGGAAACCGAGCCAGCCTGTGCAGACGGGGAGGTAATGGAAGGTTCGGTTACTCTCTGGCTTCCTGATGTCTGGCCTCTCCAGAAGCACAGACACCCATGGGGAAGGACTTATCGTGAAGGCAAACTGGCGAG GTGGGAGTATGACGAAAGCTACTGTGATGCCGTAAAAAAAACCTCGCCTTATGACTCGGGACCACGACTTCTGGACATCATTGACACTGCTGTCTTCGATTATCTTATTGGCAATGCAGATCGCCATCACTATGAGAGCTTCCAGGATGATGAAGGAGCCAGTATGCTTATACTCTTGGACAATGCCAAAAG CTTTGGGAATCCATCGTTGGACGAGCGCAGTATCTTAGCCCCTCTCTATCAGTGCTGCAT TATTCGTGTGTCGACTTGGAATCGTCTCTCACACTTGAAGCGGGCGTCCCTTCGCTCAGCGCTGCTGTCTGCCACTGCCAGTGACCCCATTTATCCAGCGCTGTCTGAAGCTCATTTGGAAGCTTTGGAGCGCCGTCTGCAGGGGATAATGGGAACAGTTCAGCAGTGCATAGACCAGTTTGGGACCGATACCGTGATGGTGGAGGACAGGATGACGCTTTCCCACTTGTAA
- the TOR3A gene encoding torsin-3A, translating into MSAVPGAPLLLGFLVMLGTPGVLGAGQETGGDGSWLPGAHEMQDLAQLSWEYLQCWLSPGGCEPGQQPPPGWTWPSVGWESVELLSDWYRRVSGDAHHTHGRIMNNITGLQEDLTRRVHGQHLAHDLIVTSIKSFLNGEEPRNSLVLAFHGWTGTGKNLAARIIAENLYADRQRSACIRIFIPQLHFPHASHLEAYKVQLAKQIREVSSRCMQPLFVFDEADKLPPALLPPIHAHLTQPETAQTRSIFLFLSGTGSNAINEVALSFWRAGRHREEITINDLDRPLKSAIRETQGNNPFLQHLLAEGLVDALVPFLPLERAHVKMCARDCLVARSLPYTETTLEAVTKELLFVPKGEQLFSAQGCKLVAQRINFLEL; encoded by the exons ATGTCTGCCGTGCCCGGGGCCCCCCTGCTTCTGGGGTTTCTGGTGATGCTGGGCACCCCCGGAGTGCTCGGTGCCGGACAGGAGACGGGCGGGGATGGCTCCTGGCTCCCCGGTGCCCATGAGATGCAGGACTTGGCGCAGCTGTCCTGggaatacctgcagtgctggctGTCCCCCGGGGGGTGCGAACCGGGGCAACAGCCTCCTCCAG GCTGGACTTGGCCAAGTGTTGGCTGGGAGTCCGTGGAGCTGCTGTCTGACTGGTACAGGAGAGTGTCCGGCGACGCTCATCACACTCATGGGAGGATAATGAACAACATCACAG GATTGCAGGAGGATTTGACCCGGAGGGTACACGGCCAGCACCTGGCACACGACTTGATTGTAACTTCCATCAAAAGCTTCCTGAACGGTGAAGAACCCAGGAACTCGCTTGTTCTCGCTTTCCACGGCTGGACAGGCACTGGGAAGAACCTGGCCGCCCGGATCATCGCCGAGAACCTGTATGCGGACAGGCAGCGCAGCGCATGCATCAGAATATTCATCCCACAGCTGCATTTCCCCCATGCTTCACACCTGGAGGCCTATAAG GTACAACTCGCAAAGCAGATCAGAGAAGTCTCTTCCCGCTGCATGCAACCTCTCTTTGTGTTCGATGAGGCTGATAAGCTTCCTCCAGCTCTGCTCCCCCCTATCCATGCGCATCTTACCCAGCCAGAGACGGCACAGACAAGGAGCATTTTTCTCTTCCTCAG TGGCACGGGCAGTAATGCCATTAATGAAGTGGCCCTCAGTTTCTGGCGAGCTGGACGTCATCGGGAGGAGATCACGATAAACGACTTGGACCGGCCTTTGAAATCTGCAATAAGGGAGACTCAAG gcaATAACCCGTTCTTACAACATCTCCTGGCTGAGGGTCTGGTTGATGCCTTGGTGCCTTTCCTGCCGCTGGAGCGGGCTCATGTAAAGATGTGTGCCAGGGATTGCCTCGTGGCACGTTCGCTTCCGTACACAGAAACAACTCTGGAGGCTGTGACCAAAGAGCTGCTGTTTGTGCCAAAAGGAGAGCAGCTGTTTTCTGCCCAGGGGTGTAAGCTGGTGGCGCAGAGAATCAACTTTCTGGAGCTTTAA